A single window of Arcobacter venerupis DNA harbors:
- a CDS encoding Wzz/FepE/Etk N-terminal domain-containing protein — MQNKEHILEDEIDLKELFHILNNKKFFILIITLVVTLVGVIYITMKKSIYEVKSVVRIGYINSTLVENSNILETKLRLIFAGNNESKITKDDGILTAVSGIKKVDNFLEITTQAYSNEIAIKKNKEVVEFLQNEYKYKIDEFILKTNLNIKNIESQLLYVETIDKPNIKQSIQKIKEQQIPRIDQEIDLLKNVELKSIENKLEFNQKKLNEYQNDSMKITNQKSTDNSQNMLMSVQLLNTQNLILSIQNTIENLKKEKENILNLKLKDLEMKKENLINEDIKRLEIELNMNLEKKINDLNNNLDFEKLKLTNSIAKNSEIIGNIMVNEEPIKPNKIIIVVFFVVGIILSFFLVFFMQFINSMREEKK; from the coding sequence TTGCAAAACAAAGAGCATATATTAGAAGACGAAATAGATTTAAAAGAATTATTTCATATACTTAACAATAAAAAGTTTTTTATATTAATTATAACTTTAGTTGTAACTTTAGTAGGTGTAATTTATATTACTATGAAAAAATCTATATATGAAGTAAAATCTGTAGTTAGAATTGGTTATATAAATTCTACTTTAGTTGAAAATAGTAATATTTTAGAAACAAAACTTAGATTGATTTTTGCAGGTAATAATGAATCAAAAATTACAAAAGATGATGGTATTTTAACTGCTGTATCAGGTATTAAGAAAGTTGATAATTTTTTAGAAATTACAACTCAAGCATATTCAAATGAAATAGCCATTAAAAAAAATAAAGAAGTAGTAGAATTTTTGCAAAATGAGTATAAATACAAAATAGATGAATTTATATTAAAAACAAATTTAAATATAAAAAATATAGAAAGTCAATTATTATATGTTGAAACTATAGATAAACCTAATATAAAACAAAGTATACAAAAAATAAAAGAACAACAAATCCCTCGGATAGACCAAGAAATTGACCTACTTAAAAATGTTGAGTTGAAATCTATAGAAAATAAATTAGAATTTAATCAGAAAAAATTAAATGAGTATCAAAATGATAGTATGAAGATAACAAATCAAAAATCAACTGATAATAGTCAAAATATGCTTATGTCTGTACAGCTTTTAAATACTCAGAATTTGATTTTAAGTATACAAAATACGATAGAAAATTTAAAAAAAGAAAAAGAAAATATATTAAATCTTAAGTTAAAAGATTTAGAGATGAAAAAAGAAAATTTAATTAATGAAGACATAAAAAGATTAGAAATAGAATTAAATATGAATTTAGAGAAGAAAATAAATGATTTAAATAATAATTTAGATTTTGAAAAATTAAAACTTACAAATTCAATAGCAAAAAACAGTGAAATAATAGGAAATATTATGGTAAATGAAGAACCTATAAAACCTAATAAAATTATTATTGTAGTTTTCTTTGTTGTAGGGATTATATTATCGTTTTTTTTAGTATTTTTCATGCAATTTATTAATAGTATGAGAGAAGAAAAGAAATAA